The nucleotide sequence CCTATTTCAAAAAATTTAATGAAGTCTGGCCCAAAAAGCACCGCTAGGAATCGTTTCGGATAATTTGAAGACACGCCCAAACCTAATTAAGGAATTATCCGCCAACGACCAATGCAGTCCAACCGTCTCCACTGCGAGATATACTGCTATACTTACAAGCTCTCTGTCTTATTTTGCGCCGCCTGCAATAACTCATAATAACGGCCGGACAGTCGCACTATTTTTCCATTAGTATCGGTAAATACATTCTGCGTATACCCTTCAGCCAGCAATATTCCGTCCCGCTCCCGTATAACCCGGTAAGTAAACTCCATCTTCGCCTTAGAAAGCACTTGGGGAATTGTCTCAATCAATATATAATCATCAAATCTGGCAGAGGCGCGGTACTGGCAGCTCACCTCGGTAATCGGAAACACAATCCCGTCAGCCATTAAATCCAGCAATAAAATCCCGGCTTGACGCAAAAACTCAACCCGTCCCATCTCAAACCAGCGAAAATAATTGGCATGATGAACC is from Propionispora vibrioides and encodes:
- a CDS encoding acyl-CoA thioesterase, which codes for MVTVREKVRFVETDMMGVVHHANYFRWFEMGRVEFLRQAGILLLDLMADGIVFPITEVSCQYRASARFDDYILIETIPQVLSKAKMEFTYRVIRERDGILLAEGYTQNVFTDTNGKIVRLSGRYYELLQAAQNKTESL